Proteins co-encoded in one Arachis hypogaea cultivar Tifrunner chromosome 11, arahy.Tifrunner.gnm2.J5K5, whole genome shotgun sequence genomic window:
- the LOC112723239 gene encoding transcription termination factor MTERF15, mitochondrial-like, which produces MMYISRLGRATVYPFASAIQKCHLFLFQRSHLISTTSQPVSCLTDKCEFSQESALKLFSKVRFNSIRPSKADSIIAFFRIHGFSDSQITKITTRVPALLRCNPNKRILPKLQFLASKGASNSDILRIVTGNPELLLLGLKNGIVPAFDLIRRFLSSDEKTMNCVISSPASMGHFYVSKNVKLLLDEGLTHSHIKRLFQCRPSILASSNLWKTVAEVKKLGIDPSLMNFSVALMAKKAVAKSGWDAKVEACKTWGWSEEQFSDVFRKHPQIMLRSEKKIIAVMSFWVGKLGWDPSLLCVAPVIFGLSLEKRVIPRALVVQYLLSKGLMKKDASLATPFYLTDKKFLERYVTRFEKHHPSQLSKLLHSKTC; this is translated from the coding sequence ATGATGTACATATCTCGATTAGGAAGAGCTACTGTGTACCCATTTGCATCTGCAATCCAGAAATGCCACCTTTTTCTTTTCCAACGCTCACACTTGATCTCAACCACTTCCCAACCAGTATCGTGCCTCACAGATAAGTGTGAATTCTCCCAAGAATCTGCTCTCAAATTATTCAGCAAGGTTCGTTTCAATTCCATCAGACCCAGCAAGGCCGATTCAATCATCGCATTTTTCAGAATCCACGGTTTCTCAGATTCCCAGATCACCAAAATAACAACTAGGGTACCGGCTCTCCTACGCTGTAACCCTAACAAAAGGATTTTACCAAAGTTACAATTTTTAGCCTCCAAAGGTGCTTCTAACTCTGACATTCTCCGAATTGTAACTGGCAACCCCGAATTACTGCTTCTTGGCCTCAAGAACGGTATAGTTCCTGCTTTTGATTTGATTAGGAGGTTCTTATCCTCTGATGAAAAAACCATGAATTGTGTAATTTCATCCCCTGCATCCATGGGTCACTTCTATGTAAGCAAGAATGTGAAATTGCTTCTTGATGAGGGCTTAACTCATTCCCACATTAAGCGCTTGTTTCAATGCAGGCCTTCTATATTAGCCAGTTCTAATTTGTGGAAAACTGTGGCAGAAGTGAAGAAATTAGGGATTGATCCTTCTTTGATGAATTTCAGTGTGGCATTGATGGCTAAGAAGGCTGTGGCGAAATCCGGGTGGGATGCCAAAGTTGAAGCCTGTAAGACTTGGGGTTGGTCGGAGGAACAGTTTTCCGATGTGTTTAGGAAGCATCCGCAGATCATGCTTCGGTCCGAGAAGAAAATCATAGCAGTCATGAGCTTTTGGGTTGGTAAGCTTGGTTGGGATCCTTCGTTGCTGTGCGTGGCGCCGGTAATCTTTGGATTGAGCTTGGAAAAAAGGGTTATTCCAAGGGCTTTGGTTGTGCAGTATCTTCTCTCCAAAGGTTTGATGAAAAAGGATGCTAGCTTAGCTACACCATTTTATCTGACTGACAAGAAGTTCCTGGAAAGATATGTGACACGTTTTGAGAAGCATCATCCATCTCAGCTATCAAAGCTATTACATAGCAAAACATGTTAG